A window from Anser cygnoides isolate HZ-2024a breed goose chromosome 1, Taihu_goose_T2T_genome, whole genome shotgun sequence encodes these proteins:
- the LOC106038425 gene encoding cell cycle control protein 50C-like — translation MKNKKSFAPQEAEARPSRCPDNSAFKQQRLPAWKPQLTIATVLSTFFLTGAFCLSVGICLILSANSVREIQINYSDKCSDCSKLRENSYNWNIECLCSVDFKLKEDMLGDVFMYYGLQNFYQNHRRYVISRSDAQLLGRDVNVQRSYCAPFTTYNNGTPMAPCGAIANSMFNDTIDLFYNFNSSVIQVPLLKTGNSWWTDKNVKFRNPQSHNLSSAFAGTARPPYWQKPVYLLDEEDERNNGYINDDFIIWMRVSAFATFRNLYRRISRKRHFADGLPAGNYTFHISYNFPVTKFKGKKYVILSTMVWSGGSNPFLGIAYVVCGAAATLTGFIITAIHLKLRKKKTYFQK, via the exons atgaaaaacaaGAAGAGTTTTGCTccacaagaagcagaagcacGTCCTTCCAGATGTCCGGATAACAGTGCATTCAAACAACAGAGGCTACCGGCGTGGAAGCCCCAGCTTACCATTGCGACTGTGCTCTCCACCTTCTTTCTCACGGGAGCATTTTGCCTTTCTGTGGGAATCTGCCTCATATTGTCTGCAAACAGCGTCAGAGAAATCCAG ATTAATTATTCAGACAAATGCTCGGATTGTTCAAAACTTCGTGAAAATTCCTATAATTGGAATATTGAATGCCTCTGTTCTGTTGATTTCAAGCTGAAGGAAGATATGCTG GGTGATGTTTTTATGTACTATGGCCTGCAAAATTTCTATCAAAACCACCGTCGATATGTGATATCAAGAAGTGATGCACAGTTGTTGGGTCGAGATGTAAAT GTTCAGAGGAGCTACTGCGCACCCTTCACCACTTACAATAATGGAACACCGATGGCTCCGTGTGGTGCTATTGCCAACAGCATGTTCAATG ATACTATTGATCTTTTTTACAATTTTAACTCATCTGTTATTCAAGTACCACTGCTGAAGACTGGAAACAGTTGGTGGAcagataaaaatgtgaaatttcgCAATCCACAATCACACAATCTCTCTTCTGCGTTTGCAG GGACAGCAAGACCTCCTTACTGGCAGAAACCAGTATATTTGTTAGATGAGGAAGATGAGAGGAACAATGGTTATATAAATGATGACTTCATTATCTGGATGCGAGTGTCAGCCTTTGCTACATTCAGAAATCTTTACCGTCGTATCAGCCGGAAAAGACATTTTGCTGATGGCCTCCCAGCAGGGAATTACACTTTCCATATCTCCTATA ATTTCCCTGTAACCAAATTCAAGGGGAAGAAGTATGTGATTCTTTCAACCATGGTATGGAGCGGAGGAAGTAACCCATTCCTGGGAATTGCCTATGTGGTTTGTGGTGCAGCAGCAACCCTGACAGGTTTTATCATAACTGCCATCCACTTAAAgctcagaaaaaagaaaacatactttcAGAAGTAA